The following are encoded together in the Bombus vancouverensis nearcticus chromosome 18, iyBomVanc1_principal, whole genome shotgun sequence genome:
- the LOC117160385 gene encoding SAP domain-containing ribonucleoprotein isoform X1, which translates to MADSSYEKGLTELSKMKVADLKIELKQRGLPTTGNKNELVERLQLAIHGDSALSLDETTEEILDEDAVLGDEEIEELSNKPDSQEGNEKRKLSTESNVSAKKIVLNRKPVIEEIKNEQTEKIEIDTKTIETAPPEKKIIKLSELGIKERLEMRAKKFGLPLSEAAKKEARSARFSINNQNNKSAASVKTPVHTTYEVLKKRAERFGTSVSSLMEKAELEARIEKRKVRFGEVKPTNKKVFYNKVKIVK; encoded by the exons ATGGCTGATTCATCTTATGAGAAAGGACTTACAGAACTTTCAAAAATGAAG GTTGCAGATCTGAAAATTGAGTTAAAACAAAGAGGACTACCTACTACTGGCAATAAAAATGAATTGGTTGAAAGACTTCAATTAGCAATTCATGGTG ATTCTGCACTATCTTTAGATGAAACTACAGAGGAAATTTTAGATGAAGATGCAGTTCTTGgc GATGAAGAAATAGAAGAGCTATCAAATAAACCTGACTCACAAGAAggtaatgaaaaaagaaaattgtctACTGAAAGTAATGTAAGTGCTAAAAAGATAGTTCTAAATCGAAAACCAGTAATTGAAGAAATTAAGAATGAACAAAcagaaaagattgaaattgatacAAAAACTATTGAGACTGCACCACCAGAAaaaaagataattaaattatcagagcTTGGTATCAAAGag AGATTAGAAATGAGAGCTAAGAAATTTGGATTACCATTATCAGAAGCTGCTAAGAAAGAAGCTAGATCTGCAAGATTCAGTATTAATAATCAGAATAATAAGTCAGCTGCATCTGTAAAAACACCTGTG CATACAACTTACGAAGTTCTAAAGAAGCGAGCAGAAAGGTTTGGTACGTCTGTTTCTAGTTTAATGGAAAAG GCTGAATTAGAAGCcagaatagagaaaagaaaagtcAGATTTGGCGAAGTGAAACCTACAAATAAGaaagtattttataataaagttaaaaTTGTTAAATGA
- the LOC117160385 gene encoding SAP domain-containing ribonucleoprotein isoform X2, with protein sequence MADSSYEKGLTELSKMKVADLKIELKQRGLPTTGNKNELVERLQLAIHDSALSLDETTEEILDEDAVLGDEEIEELSNKPDSQEGNEKRKLSTESNVSAKKIVLNRKPVIEEIKNEQTEKIEIDTKTIETAPPEKKIIKLSELGIKERLEMRAKKFGLPLSEAAKKEARSARFSINNQNNKSAASVKTPVHTTYEVLKKRAERFGTSVSSLMEKAELEARIEKRKVRFGEVKPTNKKVFYNKVKIVK encoded by the exons ATGGCTGATTCATCTTATGAGAAAGGACTTACAGAACTTTCAAAAATGAAG GTTGCAGATCTGAAAATTGAGTTAAAACAAAGAGGACTACCTACTACTGGCAATAAAAATGAATTGGTTGAAAGACTTCAATTAGCAATTCATG ATTCTGCACTATCTTTAGATGAAACTACAGAGGAAATTTTAGATGAAGATGCAGTTCTTGgc GATGAAGAAATAGAAGAGCTATCAAATAAACCTGACTCACAAGAAggtaatgaaaaaagaaaattgtctACTGAAAGTAATGTAAGTGCTAAAAAGATAGTTCTAAATCGAAAACCAGTAATTGAAGAAATTAAGAATGAACAAAcagaaaagattgaaattgatacAAAAACTATTGAGACTGCACCACCAGAAaaaaagataattaaattatcagagcTTGGTATCAAAGag AGATTAGAAATGAGAGCTAAGAAATTTGGATTACCATTATCAGAAGCTGCTAAGAAAGAAGCTAGATCTGCAAGATTCAGTATTAATAATCAGAATAATAAGTCAGCTGCATCTGTAAAAACACCTGTG CATACAACTTACGAAGTTCTAAAGAAGCGAGCAGAAAGGTTTGGTACGTCTGTTTCTAGTTTAATGGAAAAG GCTGAATTAGAAGCcagaatagagaaaagaaaagtcAGATTTGGCGAAGTGAAACCTACAAATAAGaaagtattttataataaagttaaaaTTGTTAAATGA
- the Ufc1 gene encoding ubiquitin-fold modifier conjugating enzyme 1 has translation MVDESTKKTLSNIPLLQTKAGPRDKELWVQRLKEEYQALIKYVRNNKESDNDWFRLESNKEGTKWFGKCWYIHNFSKYEFEIEFDIPVTYPITAPEIALPELDGKTAKMYRGGKICLTDHFKPLWARNVPKFGIAHAMALGLGPWLAVEIPDLIEKGALAHKDKIDEHKS, from the exons aTGGTAGATGAGTCTACAAAGAAGACATTAAGTAATATTCCATTATTACAAACAAAAGCTGGACCTAGGGATAAAGAGTTATGGGTGCAGAGATTGAAAGAAGAATACCAAGCTTTAATTAAA TATGTGAGAAATAATAAAGAATCAGACAATGATTGGTTTCGTCTGGAATCAAATAAAGAGGGTACAAAATGGTTTGGTAAATGTTGGTATATAcataacttttcaaaatatgaatttgaaattgagtttgat ataCCTGTTACATATCCTATAACAGCACCTGAAATTGCTTTACCAGAATTAGATGGTAAAACAGCAAAAATGTACAGAGGTGGAAAGATTTGTCTTACAGATCATTTTAAACCCTTATGGGCACGTAATGTACCAAAATTTGGAATTGCACATGCCATGGCACTAGGA cTTGGACCTTGGTTAGCAGTTGAAATTCCTGATCTTATAGAAAAAGGTGCTTTAGCTCATAAAGATAAAATTGATGAACATAAATCGTAA
- the LOC117160383 gene encoding arginine-hydroxylase NDUFAF5, mitochondrial, with translation MHVLLERCLAPFTSNIRCIRNISYSAIKYALPTDNVMYIFDRNTKLLQRERAAQSVDVKLYDYIKDEVGYRLADRIFDIKRNFKKALDLGCGRGYVSKHILAECVEELILVDMSTSFVHQAEITEGVKVSRITMDEENFSVEPNSLDLVISSLSLHWINDLPGCFRNINKSLKNDGVFIGALFGGETLFELRSSLQLAELERDGGISAHISPFADIRDIGGLLTRANFTMLTIDVDEIVIGYPSMFELMWDLKGMAENNAIKNRKLRLNKDTVLAAASIYKELYGKIKEDGTPYVPATFQVIYLLGWKPDPSQPKPLERGSGEVSLKNLYKLDEIVKETKDIKMDEDK, from the exons ATGCATGTTTTGCTCGAGCGGTGTTTGGCCCCATTTACATCTAATATTCGATGTATTCGTAACATAAGTTATAGTGCAATAAAATATGCGTTACCGACAGATAATGTAATGTATATTTTTGATAGAAATACAAAGCTGCTACAGAGGGAACGTGCTGCACAATCTGTTGATGTAAAACTGTATGATTACATCAAAGATGAAGTAGGCTACAGACTTGCAGATAGAATATTTgacataaaaagaaatttcaaaaaagcACTTGATTTAGGATGTGGTCGTGGTTATGTATCAAAACACATTTTGGCAGAATGTGTGGAAGAATTAATCTTAGTTGACATGTCAACTAGCTTTGTACATCAAGCAGAAATCACTGAAGGAGTTAAAGTATCACGGATAACTATGGATGAAGAAAATTTTTCAGTTGAACCAAATAGTTTAGATTTAGTAATAAGTTCATTAAGTCTGCACTGGATAAATGATTTACCAGGATGCTTTAGGAATAttaataaaagtttaaaaaatgaTGGAGTCTTTATAGGAGCTTTGTTTGGAGGAGAAACGTTGTTTGAATTAAG GAGTTCCTTACAATTGGCAGAATTAGAAAGAGATGGTGGAATTTCAGCACATATTTCACCATTTGCAGATATTAGAGATATTGGAGGTTTATTGACAAGAGCTAATTTTACTATGTTAACCATTGATGTGGATGAAATTGTTATTGGATATCCAAGCATGTTTGAATTAATGTGGGATTTAAAAG GAATGGCAGAGAATAATGCAATAAAGAACCGAAAATTACGTTTAAATAAAGATACTGTTCTTGCTGCTGCATCAATATATAAAGAACTAtatggaaaaattaaagaagATGGTACTCCATATGTACCTGCAACATTTCAAGTAATTTATCTATTAGGTTGGAAGCCAGATCCATCACAACCAAAACCCTTAGAAAGAGGTAGTGGGGAAGTATcacttaaaaatttatataaattagacgaaattgtaaaagaaacaaaagatattaaaatggACGAAGATAAATAA
- the LOC117160382 gene encoding tyrosine-protein phosphatase non-receptor type 11 isoform X2 — protein sequence MERGYDSSFLARPSSSNPGDFTLSVRRNGEVTHIKIQNTGDFYDLYGGEKFATLSELVQFYMENGGQLREKNGEIIELKYPLNCADPTTERWFHGHLSAKEAERLMLERGKNGSFLVRESQSKPGDFVLSVRTDDRVTHVIIRSQDNKYDVGGGDKFDSLSDLIEHYKRNPMVETSGSVVHLRQPFNATRINASGIESRVRQLHKENGCSNGWLWNGATGSNEGGAGRGKGKAGFWEEFESLQQLECRHLFSRKEGLRSENRAKNRYKNILPFDHTRVRLKDVDPNIPGSDYINANYIRNEEGDGQASGINTCGDGGSFNKCYIATQGCLLNTIQDFWHMVYQENTRVIVMTTKEMERGKNKCARYWPEEGEVTEYGGEWKVRALSRTSTADYTLREFLLHGNRSGFTESRRIYHYHFQAWPDHGVPSDPGCVLNFLHDVNARQESIAASLASSGQTASCIGPILVHCSAGIGRTGTFIVIDMILDQIKRHGLDCEIDIQRTIQRVRSQRSGMVQTEAQYKFVYLAVLHYIETVSQRMQAEQKSLHLGREYTNIRYKSETNTTTIGDIPVPTCTATTLSTSTHFTLPTPINSLRPK from the exons ATGGAACGGGGTTATGATAGTTCATTTTTGGCACGACCAAGTTCATCTAATCCTGGTGACTTTACATTATCTGTTAG ACGGAATGGTGAAGTGACtcatattaaaatacaaaatacaggGGACTTTTACGATCTTTACGGTGGTGAAAAGTTTGCAACATTATCAGAACTTGTACAATTTTATATGGAAAATGGAGGACAACTGCGTGAAAAGAATGGAGAAATTATTGAATTGAAGTATCCATTGAATTGTGCAGATCCAACAACTGAAAG GTGGTTCCATGGCCATTTATCAGCTAAAGAAGCAGAACGTTTAATGCTGGAGCGAGGTAAAAATGGATCTTTTCTGGTTCGTGAATCCCAAAGTAAACCTGGTGACTTTGTATTATCTGTTCGTACAGATGATCGTGTTACACACGTTATAATACGATCTCAG GATAATAAATATGATGTTGGAGGAGGTGATAAGTTTGATAGCTTAAGTGATCTGATAGAACATTATAAACGCAATCCAATGGTTGAAACAAGTGGAAGTGTTGTCCATTTACG aCAACCTTTCAATGCTACACGTATAAATGCCAGTGGTATTGAAAGTAGAGTAAGACAGTTACATAAAGAAAATGGTTGTTCAAATGGATGGTTGTGGAATGGTGCCACAGGTAGCAATGAAGGCGGAGCAGGGCGTGGTAAAGGAAAAGCCGGGTTCTGGGAAGAATTTGAGTCGTTGCAACAGTTAGAATGTCGTCACTTATTTTCCAGGAAAGAAGGATTACGTTCTGAAAATCGAGCGAAAAATCGATATAAAAACATCTTACCAT TTGATCATACAAGAGTACGTTTGAAGGACGTTGATCCAAATATTCCTGGATCTGACTATATTAATGCTAACTATATTAgg aatgaagaaggagatggacaagctAGTGGAATTAATACGTGTGGTGATGGTGGTTCATTTAATAAGTGTTATATTGCAACACAAGGTTGCCTTCTAAATACAATTCAAGATTTCTGGCATATGGTATATCAAGAAAATACACGAGTGATAGTTATGACGACTAAAGAAATGGAAAGAGGAAAG aaTAAATGTGCTCGATATTGGCCAGAGGAAGGTGAAGTTACCGAATATGGAGGTGAATGGAAAGTGCGTGCTTTATCTCGTACTTCAACAGCAGATTATACATTACGAGAATTCTTATTACATGGAAATAGATCCGGTTTCACAGAATCCAGACGGATTTACCATTATCATTTTCAA GCATGGCCTGATCATGGTGTTCCGTCAGATCCCGGATGCGTGTTGAACTTTCTTCACGATGTTAATGCGAGACAAGAATCAATTGCTGCTTCTCTTGCTTCAAGCGGTCAAACTGCATCATGTATAGGGCCAATTCTTGTACATTGTAGCGCAGGAATTGGTAGAACCGGAACATTTATTGTTATCGACATGATTCTTGATCAAATCAAGCGGCAtg gATTGGATTGTGAAATTGATATTCAGAGAACTATTCAAAGAGTACGTTCACAAAGGTCAGGAATGGTTCAAACAGAAGCGCAATATAAGTTTGTTTATCTGGCTGTATTACACTATATTGAAACTGTATCTCAACGGATGCAAGCAGAGCaa AAATCTCTTCATTTAGGTCGAGAATATACTAATATCCGATATAAAAGCGAAACGAATACTACAACTATAGGCGATATTCCGGTCCCCACATGTACTGCAACAACTCTTTCAACGTCAACACATTTTACATTACCCACTCCTATTAATAGTTTGAGGCCAAAGTAA
- the LOC117160382 gene encoding tyrosine-protein phosphatase non-receptor type 11 isoform X1 yields MASRRWFHPNISGLEAERLLMERGYDSSFLARPSSSNPGDFTLSVRRNGEVTHIKIQNTGDFYDLYGGEKFATLSELVQFYMENGGQLREKNGEIIELKYPLNCADPTTERWFHGHLSAKEAERLMLERGKNGSFLVRESQSKPGDFVLSVRTDDRVTHVIIRSQDNKYDVGGGDKFDSLSDLIEHYKRNPMVETSGSVVHLRQPFNATRINASGIESRVRQLHKENGCSNGWLWNGATGSNEGGAGRGKGKAGFWEEFESLQQLECRHLFSRKEGLRSENRAKNRYKNILPFDHTRVRLKDVDPNIPGSDYINANYIRNEEGDGQASGINTCGDGGSFNKCYIATQGCLLNTIQDFWHMVYQENTRVIVMTTKEMERGKNKCARYWPEEGEVTEYGGEWKVRALSRTSTADYTLREFLLHGNRSGFTESRRIYHYHFQAWPDHGVPSDPGCVLNFLHDVNARQESIAASLASSGQTASCIGPILVHCSAGIGRTGTFIVIDMILDQIKRHGLDCEIDIQRTIQRVRSQRSGMVQTEAQYKFVYLAVLHYIETVSQRMQAEQKSLHLGREYTNIRYKSETNTTTIGDIPVPTCTATTLSTSTHFTLPTPINSLRPK; encoded by the exons ATGGCATCTCGCAG ATGGTTTCATCCGAATATATCGGGTTTAGAAGCAGAACGTTTATTAATGGAACGGGGTTATGATAGTTCATTTTTGGCACGACCAAGTTCATCTAATCCTGGTGACTTTACATTATCTGTTAG ACGGAATGGTGAAGTGACtcatattaaaatacaaaatacaggGGACTTTTACGATCTTTACGGTGGTGAAAAGTTTGCAACATTATCAGAACTTGTACAATTTTATATGGAAAATGGAGGACAACTGCGTGAAAAGAATGGAGAAATTATTGAATTGAAGTATCCATTGAATTGTGCAGATCCAACAACTGAAAG GTGGTTCCATGGCCATTTATCAGCTAAAGAAGCAGAACGTTTAATGCTGGAGCGAGGTAAAAATGGATCTTTTCTGGTTCGTGAATCCCAAAGTAAACCTGGTGACTTTGTATTATCTGTTCGTACAGATGATCGTGTTACACACGTTATAATACGATCTCAG GATAATAAATATGATGTTGGAGGAGGTGATAAGTTTGATAGCTTAAGTGATCTGATAGAACATTATAAACGCAATCCAATGGTTGAAACAAGTGGAAGTGTTGTCCATTTACG aCAACCTTTCAATGCTACACGTATAAATGCCAGTGGTATTGAAAGTAGAGTAAGACAGTTACATAAAGAAAATGGTTGTTCAAATGGATGGTTGTGGAATGGTGCCACAGGTAGCAATGAAGGCGGAGCAGGGCGTGGTAAAGGAAAAGCCGGGTTCTGGGAAGAATTTGAGTCGTTGCAACAGTTAGAATGTCGTCACTTATTTTCCAGGAAAGAAGGATTACGTTCTGAAAATCGAGCGAAAAATCGATATAAAAACATCTTACCAT TTGATCATACAAGAGTACGTTTGAAGGACGTTGATCCAAATATTCCTGGATCTGACTATATTAATGCTAACTATATTAgg aatgaagaaggagatggacaagctAGTGGAATTAATACGTGTGGTGATGGTGGTTCATTTAATAAGTGTTATATTGCAACACAAGGTTGCCTTCTAAATACAATTCAAGATTTCTGGCATATGGTATATCAAGAAAATACACGAGTGATAGTTATGACGACTAAAGAAATGGAAAGAGGAAAG aaTAAATGTGCTCGATATTGGCCAGAGGAAGGTGAAGTTACCGAATATGGAGGTGAATGGAAAGTGCGTGCTTTATCTCGTACTTCAACAGCAGATTATACATTACGAGAATTCTTATTACATGGAAATAGATCCGGTTTCACAGAATCCAGACGGATTTACCATTATCATTTTCAA GCATGGCCTGATCATGGTGTTCCGTCAGATCCCGGATGCGTGTTGAACTTTCTTCACGATGTTAATGCGAGACAAGAATCAATTGCTGCTTCTCTTGCTTCAAGCGGTCAAACTGCATCATGTATAGGGCCAATTCTTGTACATTGTAGCGCAGGAATTGGTAGAACCGGAACATTTATTGTTATCGACATGATTCTTGATCAAATCAAGCGGCAtg gATTGGATTGTGAAATTGATATTCAGAGAACTATTCAAAGAGTACGTTCACAAAGGTCAGGAATGGTTCAAACAGAAGCGCAATATAAGTTTGTTTATCTGGCTGTATTACACTATATTGAAACTGTATCTCAACGGATGCAAGCAGAGCaa AAATCTCTTCATTTAGGTCGAGAATATACTAATATCCGATATAAAAGCGAAACGAATACTACAACTATAGGCGATATTCCGGTCCCCACATGTACTGCAACAACTCTTTCAACGTCAACACATTTTACATTACCCACTCCTATTAATAGTTTGAGGCCAAAGTAA
- the ifc gene encoding delta4-sphingolipid-FADS-like protein ifc isoform X3 encodes MPCRDSNYDQLMGQHVSRTDFEWVYTEEPHASRRKIILEKYPQIKKLFGYDPKFKWVVTGMVLTQFISIYFVKNLSYPMLFLLAYCFGGVINHSLMLAIHEIAHNLAFGHARPRANRLFGYFANLPIGIPVSVSFKKYHLIHHRYQGDEKLDTDLPTLLEAKLFCTTFGKFCWLYLQPFFYAFRPLVVYPMAPTLMEYINLVIQLTFDSLIWYFFGGKALLYLLSGSVMAMGLHPVAGHFISEHYMYKKGFETYSYYGPLNWITFNVGYHNEHHDFPAVPGSRLPEVKRIASEFYDNLPQHNSWVSVLYDFIMDPDIGPYARMKRKHKGLTS; translated from the exons ATGCCATGTCGTGATTCCAACTATGACCAGCTg ATGGGTCAACACGTTTCGAGAACTGATTTTGAGTGGGTTTACACAGAAGAACCTCATGCATCACGACGAAAAATAATCTTAG aaaaatatccacaaataaaaaaattatttggataTGACCCAAAGTTTAAATGGGTGGTAACAGGGATGGTCTTAACTCAGTTTATCTccatatattttgtaaaaaatttaaGTTATCCAATGTTGTTCCTTCTAGCATATTGTTTTGGAGGTGTAATTAATCATTCTCTTATGTTAG CAATACATGAAATAGCACATAATCTTGCTTTTGGACATGCTAGACCCAGAGCTAATAGATTATTTGGATATTTTGCTAATTTACCTATAGGTATACCAGTATCAGTCAGCTTTAAAAAATATCATCTTATACACCACCGT TATCAAGGTGATGAAAAATTAGATACAGATTTACCAACACTACTAGAAGCAAAATTATTTTGCACAACATTTGGAAAATTCTGTTGGTTGTATCTACAGCCATTTTTTTATGCATTTAGACCTCTTGTTGTTTATCCAATGGCACCTACATTAAtggaatatataaatttagtaaTACAACTTACTTTTGATAGtttgatatggtatttttttg gtGGAAAAGCCTTACTCTATTTACTTTCTGGATCAGTAATGGCAATGGGATTACACCCTGTTGCTGGACATTTTATATCAgaacattatatgtataaaaaggGTTTTGAAACTTATAGTTATTATGGTCCACTAAATTGGATTACATTTAATGTTGGATACCATAATGAACATCATGATTTTCCTGCTGTTCCTGGTTCGAGACTACCAGAA GTAAAACGAATTGCTTCCGAGTTTTACGATAACTTACCACAGCATAACTCTTGGGTTTCTGTTTTATATGATTTCATTATGGATCCTGATATAGGTCCATATGCAAGAATGAAGCGAAAACATAAAGGACTTActtcataa
- the ifc gene encoding delta4-sphingolipid-FADS-like protein ifc isoform X1, with protein MYSLILLYDASFLQVIVMGQHVSRTDFEWVYTEEPHASRRKIILEKYPQIKKLFGYDPKFKWVVTGMVLTQFISIYFVKNLSYPMLFLLAYCFGGVINHSLMLAIHEIAHNLAFGHARPRANRLFGYFANLPIGIPVSVSFKKYHLIHHRYQGDEKLDTDLPTLLEAKLFCTTFGKFCWLYLQPFFYAFRPLVVYPMAPTLMEYINLVIQLTFDSLIWYFFGGKALLYLLSGSVMAMGLHPVAGHFISEHYMYKKGFETYSYYGPLNWITFNVGYHNEHHDFPAVPGSRLPEVKRIASEFYDNLPQHNSWVSVLYDFIMDPDIGPYARMKRKHKGLTS; from the exons ATGTATTCTCTAATCTTATTATATGATGCCTCGTTCTTGCAGGTTATTGTG ATGGGTCAACACGTTTCGAGAACTGATTTTGAGTGGGTTTACACAGAAGAACCTCATGCATCACGACGAAAAATAATCTTAG aaaaatatccacaaataaaaaaattatttggataTGACCCAAAGTTTAAATGGGTGGTAACAGGGATGGTCTTAACTCAGTTTATCTccatatattttgtaaaaaatttaaGTTATCCAATGTTGTTCCTTCTAGCATATTGTTTTGGAGGTGTAATTAATCATTCTCTTATGTTAG CAATACATGAAATAGCACATAATCTTGCTTTTGGACATGCTAGACCCAGAGCTAATAGATTATTTGGATATTTTGCTAATTTACCTATAGGTATACCAGTATCAGTCAGCTTTAAAAAATATCATCTTATACACCACCGT TATCAAGGTGATGAAAAATTAGATACAGATTTACCAACACTACTAGAAGCAAAATTATTTTGCACAACATTTGGAAAATTCTGTTGGTTGTATCTACAGCCATTTTTTTATGCATTTAGACCTCTTGTTGTTTATCCAATGGCACCTACATTAAtggaatatataaatttagtaaTACAACTTACTTTTGATAGtttgatatggtatttttttg gtGGAAAAGCCTTACTCTATTTACTTTCTGGATCAGTAATGGCAATGGGATTACACCCTGTTGCTGGACATTTTATATCAgaacattatatgtataaaaaggGTTTTGAAACTTATAGTTATTATGGTCCACTAAATTGGATTACATTTAATGTTGGATACCATAATGAACATCATGATTTTCCTGCTGTTCCTGGTTCGAGACTACCAGAA GTAAAACGAATTGCTTCCGAGTTTTACGATAACTTACCACAGCATAACTCTTGGGTTTCTGTTTTATATGATTTCATTATGGATCCTGATATAGGTCCATATGCAAGAATGAAGCGAAAACATAAAGGACTTActtcataa
- the ifc gene encoding delta4-sphingolipid-FADS-like protein ifc isoform X2: MYSLILLYDASFLQMGQHVSRTDFEWVYTEEPHASRRKIILEKYPQIKKLFGYDPKFKWVVTGMVLTQFISIYFVKNLSYPMLFLLAYCFGGVINHSLMLAIHEIAHNLAFGHARPRANRLFGYFANLPIGIPVSVSFKKYHLIHHRYQGDEKLDTDLPTLLEAKLFCTTFGKFCWLYLQPFFYAFRPLVVYPMAPTLMEYINLVIQLTFDSLIWYFFGGKALLYLLSGSVMAMGLHPVAGHFISEHYMYKKGFETYSYYGPLNWITFNVGYHNEHHDFPAVPGSRLPEVKRIASEFYDNLPQHNSWVSVLYDFIMDPDIGPYARMKRKHKGLTS, from the exons ATGTATTCTCTAATCTTATTATATGATGCCTCGTTCTTGCAG ATGGGTCAACACGTTTCGAGAACTGATTTTGAGTGGGTTTACACAGAAGAACCTCATGCATCACGACGAAAAATAATCTTAG aaaaatatccacaaataaaaaaattatttggataTGACCCAAAGTTTAAATGGGTGGTAACAGGGATGGTCTTAACTCAGTTTATCTccatatattttgtaaaaaatttaaGTTATCCAATGTTGTTCCTTCTAGCATATTGTTTTGGAGGTGTAATTAATCATTCTCTTATGTTAG CAATACATGAAATAGCACATAATCTTGCTTTTGGACATGCTAGACCCAGAGCTAATAGATTATTTGGATATTTTGCTAATTTACCTATAGGTATACCAGTATCAGTCAGCTTTAAAAAATATCATCTTATACACCACCGT TATCAAGGTGATGAAAAATTAGATACAGATTTACCAACACTACTAGAAGCAAAATTATTTTGCACAACATTTGGAAAATTCTGTTGGTTGTATCTACAGCCATTTTTTTATGCATTTAGACCTCTTGTTGTTTATCCAATGGCACCTACATTAAtggaatatataaatttagtaaTACAACTTACTTTTGATAGtttgatatggtatttttttg gtGGAAAAGCCTTACTCTATTTACTTTCTGGATCAGTAATGGCAATGGGATTACACCCTGTTGCTGGACATTTTATATCAgaacattatatgtataaaaaggGTTTTGAAACTTATAGTTATTATGGTCCACTAAATTGGATTACATTTAATGTTGGATACCATAATGAACATCATGATTTTCCTGCTGTTCCTGGTTCGAGACTACCAGAA GTAAAACGAATTGCTTCCGAGTTTTACGATAACTTACCACAGCATAACTCTTGGGTTTCTGTTTTATATGATTTCATTATGGATCCTGATATAGGTCCATATGCAAGAATGAAGCGAAAACATAAAGGACTTActtcataa